One Gemmatimonadaceae bacterium DNA segment encodes these proteins:
- a CDS encoding DNA-3-methyladenine glycosylase, translating to MLRDSRHREATAHLAFVDPVMGEVIARVGRCTLDVRNEGTHFDALIRSIVYQQLSGKAAATIHGRVVGLIGEGGSPVPHTILSTTHEALRAVGLSSQKASYVRNLAQHVIDGSLPIESLHNLTDEEIIHALVQVKGIGRWSAQVFMMFRLGRPDVLPELDLGIQKGIQKAYRMRKPPTPKQVLARGKRWAPYRTVGAWYMWRILDVE from the coding sequence GTGCTCCGTGATTCGCGTCATCGAGAAGCCACAGCACATCTTGCATTCGTTGACCCCGTGATGGGGGAAGTCATTGCAAGAGTAGGGAGATGCACGCTCGATGTGAGAAATGAAGGCACCCACTTCGATGCGCTCATCAGATCCATCGTGTATCAACAGCTATCGGGCAAGGCCGCGGCAACCATTCACGGACGGGTGGTTGGGCTCATCGGCGAGGGTGGGTCTCCGGTTCCTCACACCATTCTCTCGACCACGCACGAAGCACTGCGCGCTGTTGGGCTGTCCAGTCAGAAAGCGAGCTATGTCCGAAACCTTGCTCAGCATGTGATCGACGGATCGCTGCCGATCGAGTCACTGCACAACCTCACTGATGAGGAGATAATTCACGCGCTGGTCCAGGTGAAAGGCATCGGACGCTGGAGCGCGCAGGTGTTCATGATGTTCAGGCTCGGCCGGCCGGACGTGCTGCCGGAGCTGGACCTCGGGATACAGAAAGGAATCCAGAAGGCGTACCGGATGAGAAAGCCCCCCACTCCGAAGCAGGTCCTGGCGCGCGGGAAAAGGTGGGCGCCTTACCGCACGGTAGGAGCCTGGTACATGTGGAGAATTCTGGACGTGGAATGA